A region from the Vicia villosa cultivar HV-30 ecotype Madison, WI linkage group LG3, Vvil1.0, whole genome shotgun sequence genome encodes:
- the LOC131660482 gene encoding uncharacterized protein LOC131660482: MGSHLSKQVERRKTIHTEKKTLTDLKTSGEQYPGSEYHPPDRKNWMKDLNPDKTHINQIVWPGTHDSATNKIGFPLITRPFAQCQSLSIYHQLVRGTRVLDIRVQQDRRVCHGILVTYNVDVVVKDVKRFLSETESEIVILEIRTEFGHEDPPEFEKYLEENLGEFLIHQDDNVFGKTVSELLPRRVICVWKPRKSAQPKAGSSLWSAGFLKDNWINTDLPSTKFDGNLKNLSEQAPVTARKYFYRVENTVTPVADNPVLCVKPVTRRIHGYARLFIAQCFEKGYADRIQVFSTDFIDEDFVDACVGLTYARVEGKT, encoded by the coding sequence ATGGGTTCTCATCTCTCAAAACAAGTGGAAAGAAGAAAAACAATCCACACCGAAAAGAAAACTCTAACCGATCTAAAAACCTCCGGAGAACAATACCCCGGTTCCGAATATCACCCTCCCGACAGAAAAAACTGGATGAAAGATCTCAACCCCGACAAAACTCACATCAATCAAATTGTATGGCCAGGAACACACGATTCCGCAACGAACAAAATCGGTTTCCCATTGATCACTCGTCCTTTCGCTCAATGTCAATCTTTATCAATATATCATCAGCTTGTACGAGGAACGCGTGTGTTAGATATTCGTGTTCAGCAAGATCGTCGTGTTTGTCATGGAATTCTTGTTACTTATAACGTCGATGTTGTAGTGAAGGATGTTAAAAGGTTTCTGTCGGAGACTGAGTCTGAGATTGTAATCCTCGAGATCAGAACTGAGTTTGGCCATGAAGATCCACCTGAGTTTGAGAAGTATCTCGAGGAGAATTTAGGTGAGTTTTTGATTCATCAGGATGATAATGTTTTTGGAAAAACTGTTTCAGAGTTGTTGCCGAGGAGGGTTATATGTGTATGGAAGCCGCGAAAATCGGCGCAACCGAAAGCGGGGAGTAGTTTATGGAGTGCGGGGTTTTTGAAGGATAATTGGATAAATACTGATCTTCCGTCAACGAAATTTGATGGGAATTTGAAGAATTTGAGTGAGCAGGCACCGGTTACGGCGAGGAAATATTTTTATAGGGTGGAGAATACAGTGACTCCGGTGGCGGATAATCCGGTTTTGTGTGTGAAGCCTGTTACGAGAAGGATTCATGGATATGCTAGGTTGTTTATTGCACAGTGTTTTGAGAAAGGTTATGCAGATAGGATTCAGGTTTTTTCTACTGATTTTATTGATGAGGATTTTGTTGATGCTTGTGTTGGTTTGACTTATGCTAGGGTTGAAGGAAAAACATGA
- the LOC131655032 gene encoding endo-1,4-beta-xylanase 5-like, which yields MLQHISIFFLLLASGVSSLYDGPLYDSTAYTQCKGYPEKPLYGGGIFKHNNIAQIKTNKSSSLVIYNLNHDTIYSFSAWVKIEGSDSVMIRARLEAEKDTYNCIGTVSAKSGCWSFLKGGFVLNSPSNSSTIIFQNADGKDVDMDIASLSLQPFTKQEWRFNQEHIINTKRKRAVTIHVSDFNGMKLQGASVHAEQITKDFPIGSAIAKTILGNSPYQNWFVKRFNAAVFENELKWYATEPHQGRINYTISDQMMQFVRSNKIITRGHNIFWEDPKYTPAWVLNLTGTELESAVNSRIKSLMNQYKTEFIHWDVSNEMLHFDFYEQRLGPNATFQFFEAAHESDPLATLFMNDFNVVETCNDVKSSVDAYIFKIRELRQHGVFMDGIGLEGHFTTPNPPLIRAILDKFATLDLPIWLTEIDISKTLDHETQAIYLEQVLREGFSHPSVNGIMLWTALHPYGCYQMCLTDNDLKNLPSGDMVDKLLQEWQTGRVDGVTEEHGSYSFYGFLGEYKVNVEYGNRTTSSTFSLTSGDETRHVTVTL from the exons ATGCTGCAACATATTTCAATTTTCTTCCTTCTCCTAGCATCAGGAGTTTCTTCTCTCTATG ATGGACCCTTATATGACTCAACTGCTTACACTCAG TGCAAAGGGTATCCTGAGAAGCCACTTTATGGAGGAGGAATTTTCAAACATAATAATATCGCACAAATTAAAACCAACAAGTCTTCTTCACTTGTCATATACAATCTTAATCACGACACCATCTATTCTTTTTCTG CATGGGTGAAGATTGAAGGTTCAGATTCAGTTATGATAAGGGCAAGGTTGGAAGCAGAAAAGGATACATACAACTGTATTGGAACAGTTTCTGCCAAGAGTGGATGTTGGTCTTTTCTGAAGGGCGGATTTGTTCTTAATTCACCTTCGAATTCATCTACCATAATTTTTCAG AATGCAGATGGCAAAGATGTTGATATGGATATTGCAAGTCTATCACTACAGCCATTTACTAAACAGGAATGGAGATTCAATCAAGAACATATAATCAACACT AAAAGAAAGCGTGCTGTCACAATTCATGTATCAGATTTTAATGGAATGAAATTGCAAGGAGCTTCTGTGCATGCAGAACAAATAACAAAAGACTTCCCTATAGGTTCTGCAATAGCAAAGACCATTCTTGGCAACAGCCCATATCAGAACTGGTTTGTGAAACGGTTCAATGCTGCAGTCTTCGAAAACGAGCTCAAATGGTACGCCACAGAACCTCATCAAGGCAGAATCAATTATACAATTTCAGATCAAATGATGCAATTTGTTAGATCCAACAAAATCATAACAAGAGGACACAATATATTCTGGGAAGATCCAAAGTACACACCTGCATGGGTTCTTAACCTTACAGGTACAGAACTAGAATCAGCAGTGAATTCTAGAATAAAAAGTCTCATGAACCAATACAAAACCGAGTTCATACACTGGGATGTTAGCAACGAAATGCTTCATTTCGATTTCTACGAACAAAGACTCGGGCCAAATGCTACATTTCAATTCTTTGAGGCAGCACATGAATCAGATCCTCTAGCAACTTTGTTTATGAATGACTTCAATGTTGTAGAAACATGCAATGATGTAAAGTCTAGTGTTGATGCATATATCTTTAAGATAAGAGAGCTAAGACAGCATGGTGTTTTTATGGATGGTATTGGATTGGAGGGTCATTTCACAACACCGAATCCTCCGCTTATCAGAGCTATCTTAGATAAATTCGCAACGCTAGATCTTCCCATTTGGCTTACTGAGATTGATATAAGCAAGACACTTGATCACGAAACTCAGGCAATATATTTGGAACAAGTGTTGAGGGAAGGATTCTCACATCCTTCGGTGAATGGGATAATGCTATGGACTGCACTTCATCCATATGGATGCTACCAAATGTGTCTCACAGATAATGATTTGAAGAACTTGCCATCAGGTGATATGGTTGACAAgcttcttcaagagtggcaaACTGGTCGTGTAGATGGAGTCACAGAAGAGCATGGTTCATATAGCTTTTATGGATTCTTGGGAGAATATAAAGTTAATGTTGAGTATGGAAATAGGACAACAAGTTCAACTTTCTCCTTAACTAGTGGTGATGAAACTAGACATGTTACTGTCACACTGTGA
- the LOC131655033 gene encoding endo-1,4-beta-xylanase 5-like — protein MLQLISLFFLLLPLSVSSIYDGPLYDSTAYTQCKGYPEKPLYGGGIFKHNIAQINTNNNMSSSLVVYNLKQDTIYSFSAWVRVKGSDSVMIRARLQAEHDTFNCIGTVSAKSGCWSFLKGGFVLNSHSNSSTIIFKNANGKDVGMDITSLSLQPFTKQEWRFNQEYIINTKRKRAVTIHVSDTNGKKLPGAFVRIEQISKDFPIGSAIAKTILGNTPYQNWFGKRFNAAVFENELKWYATEPHQGRVNYTISDQMMEFVRSKKIIARGHNIFWEDPKYTPAWVLNLTSTELESAVNSRLKSLMNQYKTEFIHWDVSNENLHFDFYEKRLGRNATFQFFQAAHESDPLATLFMNDFNVVETCSAKSSVDAYISKIRELRQHGIFMDGIGLEGHFTIPNPPLIRAILDKLATLDLPIWFTEIDISKTLDHETQAIYLEQVLREGFSHPSVNGIMLWTALHPYGCYQMCLTDNDLKNLPSGDIVDKLLQEWQTGRVEGVTKKHGSHSFYGFLGEYKVSVEYENRTINSTFSLGSGDETRHVTVTL, from the exons ATGTTGCAACTTATTTCACTTTTCTTCCTTCTGCTACCGTTAAGTGTTTCTTCAATCTATG ATGGACCCCTATATGACTCAACTGCTTATACTCAG TGCAAAGGGTATCCTGAGAAGCCACTTTATGGAGGGGGTATTTTCAAACATAATATTGCACAAATTAACACCAACAATAACATGTCTTCTTCACTTGTCGTATACAATCTTAAACAAGACACTATCTACTCTTTTTCCG CATGGGTGAGGGTTAAAGGTTCAGATTCAGTTATGATAAGGGCAAGGTTGCAAGCAGAACATGATACATTCAACTGTATTGGGACAGTTTCTGCCAAGAGTGGATGTTGGTCTTTTCTTAAGGGTGGATTTGTTCTTAATTCACATTCGAATTCATCTACCATTATCTTTAAG AATGCAAATGGCAAAGATGTTGGTATGGATATAACAAGTCTGTCACTACAGCCATTTACTAAGCAGGAATGGAGATTCAACCAAGAATATATAATCAACACT AAAAGAAAGCGTGCGGTAACAATTCATGTATCAGATACAAATGGAAAGAAATTACCAGGAGCTTTTGTGCGTATAGAGCAAATATCAAAAGACTTTCCTATAGGTTCTGCAATAGCAAAGACAATTCTTGGAAACACACCATATCAAAACTGGTTTGGAAAACGTTTCAACGCCGCAGTCTTTGAAAACGAGCTTAAATGGTACGCCACAGAACCTCATCAAGGTAGAGTCAACTATACAATTTCAGATCAAATGATGGAATTTGTTAGATCCAAAAAAATCATCGCTAGAGGACACAATATATTCTGGGAAGATCCAAAATACACACCTGCATGGGTTCTTAACCTTACAAGTACAGAACTAGAATCAGCTGTGAATTCTAGACTAAAAAGTCTCATGAACCAATACAAAACTGAGTTCATACACTGGGATGTTAGCAACGAAAATCTTCATTTTGATTTCTACGAAAAAAGGCTTGGACGAAATGCTACATTTCAGTTCTTCCAGGCAGCACATGAATCAGATCCTTTAGCAACTTTGTTTATGAATGACTTTAATGTTGTAGAAACATGCAGTGCAAAATCTAGTGTCGATGCATATATTTCAAAGATAAGAGAACTAAGACAACATGGTATTTTTATGGATGGTATTGGATTAGAGGGTCATTTCACAATACCGAATCCTCCGCTTATCAGAGCTATCTTAGACAAATTGGCAACACTGGATCTTCCCATTTGGTTTACTGAGATTGATATAAGCAAGACACTTGATCACGAAACTCAGGCAATTTATTTGGAACAAGTGCTGAGAGAAGGATTCTCGCACCCTTCAGTGAATGGGATAATGCTATGGACAGCACTTCATCCATATGGATGCTACCAAATGTGTCTTACAGATAATGATTTGAAGAACTTACCATCAGGTGATATAGTGGACAAgcttcttcaagagtggcaaACTGGTCGTGTGGAAGGAGTCACAAAAAAACATGGTTCACATAGCTTTTATGGATTCTTGGGTGAATATAAAGTCAGTGTTGAGTATGAAAACAGGACCATAAATTCAACATTTTCTCTAGGTAGTGGTGATGAAACTAGACATGTCACTGTCACATTGTGA